One window of the Candidatus Thermoplasmatota archaeon genome contains the following:
- a CDS encoding sulfotransferase: MTLSTHDTPYLHLIEGISFQPIFILGLHRSGTSILYKMLAETGCFNTVSTYHILRFDELLSDKITHRQEAERLKLQQLFQDLGITTRKIDHLQITPDFAQEYVYLLTKKSSANKITNKNYVFFDLLCKKIQYISENTKPILVKNPYDFGNFMVLKNLYPSARFIFIHREPVKVIDSTLRAWHTLLSEKNPYTVLFSRQYEKIFENPLYHSLLCWYYSSNIPFGFLGIVHQAKKMTSYYLKHVRYLHQHCYISLRYEDLCLHPNECIRSIMDFLGLPMTVDVHKEIKPREQKLLPIVQQYTPYIKKVLSSYRKYNNYLS; this comes from the coding sequence ATGACCTTATCGACTCATGATACTCCTTATCTTCATCTCATTGAAGGCATATCGTTTCAACCGATTTTTATCCTAGGGTTGCACCGATCAGGAACGAGCATATTATATAAAATGCTTGCAGAAACCGGTTGTTTCAATACGGTCTCAACGTATCATATCCTTCGATTTGATGAGTTGCTCTCTGATAAAATCACTCATCGGCAAGAAGCAGAACGTTTGAAACTTCAGCAGCTTTTTCAGGATCTCGGGATTACCACTCGAAAAATAGATCATCTCCAAATAACTCCGGATTTTGCTCAGGAATATGTGTATCTTCTTACCAAGAAAAGTTCGGCCAATAAGATAACGAACAAAAACTATGTCTTTTTTGATTTGTTGTGTAAAAAAATTCAATATATTTCAGAAAATACCAAGCCGATTCTTGTCAAAAATCCATATGATTTTGGAAATTTTATGGTTCTGAAAAACCTGTATCCCTCAGCTCGTTTTATTTTTATCCATCGAGAACCAGTGAAAGTTATTGATTCGACGTTACGCGCATGGCATACCTTACTTTCAGAGAAAAACCCATATACTGTTTTATTTTCTCGGCAATATGAAAAAATTTTTGAAAATCCATTATATCATTCTCTCTTGTGTTGGTATTACTCTTCGAACATCCCCTTTGGTTTTTTAGGGATAGTTCACCAGGCAAAGAAGATGACTTCATATTATCTGAAACACGTTAGATATCTTCACCAGCATTGTTATATCTCACTACGTTATGAGGATTTATGTCTACATCCAAATGAATGCATCAGAAGTATTATGGATTTTCTTGGGTTGCCAATGACTGTTGATGTGCATAAAGAGATTAAACCTCGAGAACAAAAACTCCTGCCGATTGTACAACAGTATACACCATATATCAAGAAGGTATTGTCTTCATATCGAAAATATAATAATTATCTTTCATAA